In Drosophila innubila isolate TH190305 chromosome 2L unlocalized genomic scaffold, UK_Dinn_1.0 5_B_2L, whole genome shotgun sequence, a single window of DNA contains:
- the LOC117782611 gene encoding titin-like — MSSTARKPTWLPFHPRRRTPKLPEIELASHTDVLELSTSPIADKAVAAELTPPAAASPCLAAQVFRWPLKEEKVAVPVPALAPTVLEVSSDSEGEEGTPAPAAPAPKRARMEQPTCPPATPRYVPRTPGRSLGLDAGSAMAIQQRHQHPEGTPASPSPEVEETCVQETPEPPPAPPQTNTRAEILLPYSGPDMGDSSLLSQDLHPAILAVAGLVPDTLALAWSQYERRIELQQGLKPAIPGDRRTLIGDQGHRPETREYHH, encoded by the exons ATGAGTAGCACCGCCCGAAAACCTACCTGGCTGCCGTTCCACCCACGCCGGAGGACACCGAAGCTGCCAGAAATCGAGTTGGCCAGCCATACCGATGTCCTGGAGCTGTCGACGTCACCCATTGCAGACAAGGCGGTGGCGGCCGAGCTGACGCCCCCGGCAGCGGCGTCGCCCTGCCTTGCCGCACAGGTGTTCCGGTGGCCACTAAAAGAGGAGAAGGTAGCAGTGCCGGTACCCGCTCTAGCCCCCACGGTGCTGGAAGTATCGTCCGACTCGGAGGGGGAGGAGGGCACTCCAGCACCCGCTGCACCGGCGCCGAAACGAGCCAGGATGGAGCAGCCGACCTGCCCACCGGCGACCCCAAGGTATGTGCCCCGCACTCCCGGTAGGTCGTTGGGTCTGGACGCAGGGTCGGCCATGGCGATACAACAAAGACACCAGCACCCTGAGGGAACACCGGCGTCACCATCACCGGAGGTAGAGGAGACGTGTGTTCAGGAGACACCCGAACCCCCACCAG cGCCGCCCCAGACAAACACGCGAGCAGAAATCCTGTTACCCTACAGCGGCCCAGATATGGGGGATtcatccttgctgtcgcaggatctaCACCCGGCAATCCTCGCGGTCGCAGGACTTGTTCCCGATACCCTTGCATTAGCCTGGTCCCAGTACGAGAGACGAATCGAGCTTCAACAAGGGTTGAAACCAGCGATACCCGGCGACAGACGAACCCTCATCGGAGACCAAGGACATCGACCAGAGACCCGAGAATATCATCATTAA